A single region of the Spirochaetota bacterium genome encodes:
- the cydB gene encoding cytochrome d ubiquinol oxidase subunit II, with protein MIFQITWFILWGVLWAVYFMLDGFDFGVSILQPFIAKNDAERRLVLNSIGPVWDGNEVWLITAGGATFAAFPTTYAVMFSALYTPLFIILCAIIVRGVSIEFRGKSENPLYRRAWDWAFVVGSFVPALLFGVAFGNIFQGLPMDASGYHGTLFTLLNPYGILTGALFVLLFAVHGALWLSVRTEGEILERARGMAKTLWPVLTVVAVAFLVATAFATRLYDNYLSMPFLAPLPVLAVLALLAAGYFIFKGKSAHAFVSSCVTILMVTFTGVAGLYPNLIPSSIDTKYSLTIFNSSSSQYTLTIMTVVALLFVPIVILYQAWTYKVFSDRISVEGIARDEDAY; from the coding sequence ATGATCTTTCAAATAACATGGTTCATTCTCTGGGGAGTGCTGTGGGCCGTTTATTTCATGCTCGACGGGTTCGACTTCGGGGTCTCGATCCTCCAGCCCTTTATCGCTAAAAACGACGCCGAGCGCAGGCTGGTCCTCAATTCGATAGGCCCCGTCTGGGATGGCAACGAGGTCTGGCTCATCACCGCCGGGGGCGCGACCTTCGCCGCGTTTCCCACTACGTACGCCGTCATGTTCAGCGCGCTCTATACGCCGCTGTTCATCATTCTGTGCGCGATCATCGTCCGGGGCGTTTCCATAGAGTTCCGCGGCAAGAGCGAAAACCCGCTGTACCGGCGCGCATGGGATTGGGCCTTCGTGGTGGGCAGCTTCGTTCCCGCGCTCCTTTTCGGGGTCGCGTTCGGGAATATCTTCCAGGGCCTCCCCATGGACGCCTCCGGCTACCACGGCACGCTTTTCACGCTCCTGAATCCCTACGGGATTCTCACGGGCGCTCTTTTCGTGCTCCTCTTCGCGGTGCACGGGGCGCTATGGCTCTCGGTACGAACGGAGGGCGAGATACTGGAACGCGCGCGGGGCATGGCAAAAACACTATGGCCGGTGCTGACGGTCGTCGCGGTCGCTTTCCTTGTCGCAACCGCCTTCGCCACCAGGCTTTATGACAACTACCTGTCCATGCCGTTCCTCGCGCCCCTTCCCGTTCTCGCGGTGCTCGCCCTGCTGGCCGCCGGGTATTTCATATTCAAAGGGAAGTCGGCGCATGCGTTCGTGAGTTCGTGCGTTACCATCCTCATGGTTACCTTTACGGGGGTGGCGGGGCTTTACCCGAATTTAATTCCATCGAGCATCGATACGAAATACAGCCTGACCATCTTCAACTCGTCGTCCAGCCAGTACACGCTCACGATCATGACGGTAGTCGCCTTGCTCTTCGTACCCATCGTGATCCTGTACCAGGCGTGGACATACAAGGTGTTCAGCGACAGGATTTCGGTCGAGGGAATCGCACGAGACGAGGACGCGTACTAG
- a CDS encoding enoyl-CoA hydratase gives MAKCVYEVNDRGIALLKINNPPMNALDEQTMLELEFSMRQVEVDDRVKVVIITGEGTTFVVGADVNKVRNVKRAEDGRRLTTRAHEIMDLIMNSRKPVIAAINGLCLGGGMELAMACHIRIAGDQAQMGLPEIMLGIMPGFGGTQRSARLLGAGKALEIMLTGKFIDMTEAKEIGLVGRVVPQSDIMNEAEKLAKQIASKGQLAVRAIVEAVIEGGRMTLREGLELESELFGRLAESEDKEEGINAFLEKRTPAFKDK, from the coding sequence ATGGCCAAGTGCGTTTATGAAGTGAACGACAGGGGGATTGCGTTATTAAAGATCAATAATCCGCCCATGAACGCGCTGGACGAGCAGACGATGCTGGAGCTTGAGTTCTCGATGCGCCAGGTCGAGGTCGACGATCGCGTGAAGGTGGTAATCATAACCGGCGAGGGGACGACCTTCGTGGTGGGTGCGGATGTGAACAAGGTGCGCAACGTGAAAAGGGCGGAGGACGGGCGGAGGCTCACGACCCGCGCCCATGAAATCATGGACCTAATAATGAATTCGAGGAAGCCGGTGATCGCGGCCATAAACGGGCTGTGTCTCGGAGGCGGCATGGAGCTCGCAATGGCGTGCCACATCCGGATCGCGGGCGACCAGGCGCAGATGGGCCTTCCCGAGATCATGCTCGGCATCATGCCCGGTTTTGGCGGAACGCAGAGGAGTGCGAGGCTCCTGGGGGCCGGGAAGGCGCTCGAAATAATGCTCACCGGGAAATTCATCGACATGACCGAGGCGAAAGAGATCGGGCTCGTCGGCCGGGTAGTGCCTCAGTCCGATATCATGAATGAAGCCGAAAAGCTCGCGAAACAGATCGCGTCGAAGGGGCAGCTGGCGGTGCGCGCAATCGTGGAGGCGGTCATCGAGGGCGGACGCATGACGCTCAGGGAAGGACTCGAACTCGAATCGGAACTTTTCGGGAGGCTCGCAGAATCCGAGGACAAGGAGGAGGGGATAAACGCATTTCTCGAAAAGCGCACACCGGCGTTCAAAGATAAATAG
- a CDS encoding cytochrome ubiquinol oxidase subunit I, with protein MDVLSLSRLQFAVTAMFHFIFVPLTLGLSWLVAYMEWRYVKTGDVQYLRMTKFWGKLFLINFALGVVTGISMEFQFGMNWAEYSKYVGDIFGAPLAIEATLAFFLESTFIGVWIFGWNRISKKLHAVSITIVAFATNLSALWILFANGWQQHPVGYVLNNGRAEMVDFMALLTNANGVSKFFHTTISGYVIAAFFVMGISAYHLRKKQETFIFKKSFHYAAVFGLVASLLIGFTGDHEGVIVARTQPSKFAAMELQWETVKAAPMTLVAFPDSENERNVVEGLKIPNMLSLMAYHDPNAEVKGLKEFSREDRPPVLPVFLSFRTMVFLGMLFILVSATAVFLSRKETLESSPRFLGIMMLMIPLPYIAAQLGWIVAEMGRQPWIVYGLLRTSQGVSTGIDVAQVVGSLAGFTLLYGGLAAVDAYLLFKFARKGPDKGVDEIVNMKRA; from the coding sequence ATGGATGTATTGTCACTCAGTCGATTGCAGTTCGCAGTCACCGCGATGTTCCATTTCATTTTCGTCCCGCTCACCCTGGGCCTTTCCTGGCTGGTCGCGTACATGGAATGGCGCTATGTTAAAACCGGAGATGTACAATATCTGCGCATGACGAAATTCTGGGGCAAGCTTTTCCTTATAAATTTCGCCCTTGGTGTCGTTACCGGCATCTCCATGGAATTCCAGTTTGGAATGAACTGGGCGGAATACTCGAAATACGTAGGGGATATATTCGGCGCCCCGCTGGCCATCGAGGCGACACTCGCGTTCTTCCTGGAATCCACCTTCATAGGCGTGTGGATTTTCGGGTGGAACCGGATTTCCAAAAAGCTGCACGCGGTATCGATTACCATCGTCGCATTCGCGACCAACCTCTCCGCACTGTGGATCCTGTTCGCAAACGGCTGGCAGCAGCACCCCGTGGGCTACGTTCTAAATAATGGGCGTGCGGAGATGGTGGACTTCATGGCATTGCTCACCAACGCGAACGGCGTCAGCAAATTTTTTCACACGACCATATCGGGCTACGTGATCGCCGCCTTCTTCGTCATGGGAATATCCGCGTATCATCTGCGCAAAAAGCAAGAGACCTTCATTTTTAAAAAATCATTTCATTACGCCGCCGTGTTCGGGCTCGTCGCGAGCCTGTTGATCGGGTTCACCGGCGACCATGAAGGGGTGATCGTCGCGCGCACCCAGCCTTCGAAGTTCGCCGCCATGGAATTGCAATGGGAGACCGTCAAGGCCGCCCCCATGACGCTCGTCGCCTTCCCCGACTCCGAAAACGAGCGGAATGTGGTCGAGGGGCTCAAGATACCCAACATGCTCAGCCTCATGGCCTACCACGATCCCAATGCCGAGGTGAAAGGCCTCAAGGAATTCTCAAGGGAAGACAGGCCGCCCGTGCTCCCGGTGTTCCTGAGTTTCAGGACGATGGTATTTTTGGGAATGCTTTTCATCCTGGTATCGGCGACAGCCGTATTCCTATCCAGGAAGGAAACGCTCGAATCCTCCCCACGGTTCCTTGGGATCATGATGCTCATGATACCCCTGCCCTATATCGCGGCGCAGCTCGGATGGATAGTCGCCGAGATGGGGCGCCAGCCGTGGATCGTCTACGGGCTGCTTCGCACGTCCCAGGGCGTATCGACGGGCATCGATGTGGCGCAGGTGGTGGGGTCGCTCGCGGGCTTCACGCTCCTGTACGGGGGACTCGCGGCTGTCGACGCGTATCTCCTTTTCAAGTTCGCGAGGAAGGGACCCGACAAGGGCGTCGATGAAATCGTAAATATGAAAAGGGCATAG
- a CDS encoding DUF362 domain-containing protein → MKQGMGGHSRRGFLVRACAVVAGMLLGGYVRPPARAVWAARENGSTIAVIKGNDLSAAVINRMVDEGFEALGGVGRFIKPDMNVVIKPNIGWNSPPERAHNTNPDLVEAVARLCIAQGARVKIFDRSVNTPQLCYRRSGIAQAAKNAGADISYMDDNKYFKLAVPSGLVYKSLPVYGDIMDADFLINMPIAKHHGSSTLTLSMKNLMGVLGGERGLYHWDLHPAIVDFNKAVKSDLVILDATRILTAHGPNGGEAADIRETKTIVMGTNPVTVDAWAVTLFGMQPGAIGYLALAGREGMGEINPAAMNVISRSV, encoded by the coding sequence ATGAAACAGGGAATGGGCGGTCACAGCAGGAGGGGATTTCTCGTCAGGGCGTGCGCCGTCGTCGCGGGCATGCTGCTCGGCGGGTATGTACGTCCGCCGGCGCGCGCGGTGTGGGCGGCACGGGAGAACGGTTCCACCATAGCGGTAATTAAGGGCAACGATCTATCGGCCGCCGTGATCAACCGCATGGTCGATGAAGGCTTCGAGGCCCTGGGCGGCGTGGGGCGCTTCATCAAGCCCGACATGAACGTCGTGATCAAGCCCAATATCGGGTGGAACTCGCCGCCCGAGAGGGCGCACAACACCAACCCCGACCTCGTCGAAGCGGTCGCCCGCCTTTGCATCGCGCAGGGAGCCCGCGTGAAGATATTCGACAGGAGCGTCAACACGCCGCAACTGTGTTATCGGCGCAGCGGTATCGCCCAGGCCGCGAAGAACGCGGGCGCGGATATTTCGTACATGGACGACAACAAGTACTTCAAGCTCGCCGTGCCGTCGGGCCTGGTCTACAAATCGCTTCCCGTATACGGCGACATCATGGACGCCGATTTCCTCATCAACATGCCCATCGCCAAGCACCACGGCTCCTCGACGCTCACCCTGTCGATGAAAAACCTGATGGGGGTCCTGGGCGGGGAACGCGGCCTCTACCACTGGGACCTTCATCCCGCGATCGTCGATTTCAACAAGGCGGTGAAGAGCGACCTCGTCATACTCGACGCGACCCGCATTCTCACCGCGCACGGCCCCAACGGCGGGGAGGCCGCCGACATCCGCGAGACGAAGACCATCGTCATGGGCACCAACCCCGTGACCGTCGACGCCTGGGCGGTTACGCTGTTCGGCATGCAGCCGGGCGCGATTGGCTACCTCGCCCTCGCGGGACGCGAGGGAATGGGCGAGATCAACCCGGCCGCCATGAACGTGATCAGCAGATCGGTATGA
- a CDS encoding 4Fe-4S dicluster domain-containing protein gives MTRPFWSTLRAAAQLSVWLAFIALIVATRDPVESGGWYTVFPRLSAHLGIATSLAAGRLVDAFLPALAVLVPTLALGRFFCGWLCPLGASIDATGGIFNRARRNTAARAGSPRAIKPWKYGVLAVSLLLALGGIQLAGVIDPLSLAVRTYATALYPYFDHLAKAVLGGAADTPLLKHAAAPAYGALRGTLLDHNPLMFLNHAWILALFAAVLASSVFARRFWCQAICPLGALLALAGRFGILRRTVDAAACTRCRACERSCRMNAITDSGLGTDRAECVQCFECLKACPQGAIAFKASLRAGTETSPQAPSSRLTRRQAITIVGVSAIMVPAVRLNPALREEHSALIRPPGAHGEERFMELCIRCGECMKACPTNALHPVLFESGARGIFTPRLVPRIGWCEKDCVLCGEVCPTGAIRKLTRAGKERSVIGTAVIRRDLCIPWAEGRNCLVCEEVCPTSTKSIRFKEETAQSRTGERVTVKFPYVREDLCTGCGICENKCPVAGSAAIRVRVPKAPEGAVI, from the coding sequence ATGACACGGCCCTTCTGGTCGACCCTTCGCGCGGCTGCGCAGCTTTCCGTGTGGCTCGCGTTCATCGCGCTCATCGTCGCGACGCGCGATCCCGTCGAGTCAGGCGGGTGGTACACCGTCTTTCCGCGCCTCTCCGCGCACCTGGGAATCGCGACCTCGCTCGCCGCGGGCAGGCTCGTCGACGCGTTCCTGCCCGCCCTCGCCGTGCTCGTCCCGACACTCGCGCTGGGAAGGTTTTTCTGCGGGTGGCTTTGTCCGTTAGGCGCAAGCATAGACGCGACGGGCGGCATTTTCAACCGCGCACGGAGGAATACCGCGGCCCGCGCGGGCTCCCCGCGCGCGATCAAGCCGTGGAAATACGGGGTCCTCGCCGTGTCGCTCCTTCTCGCCCTGGGCGGGATACAGCTCGCGGGCGTGATCGATCCCCTGTCGCTCGCGGTGCGAACCTACGCGACGGCGCTCTACCCCTATTTCGATCATCTCGCAAAGGCTGTTTTGGGCGGGGCCGCCGATACGCCCCTGCTGAAACACGCGGCCGCTCCCGCGTACGGTGCACTCAGGGGCACCCTGCTCGACCACAACCCGCTCATGTTCCTGAACCACGCGTGGATCCTCGCGCTCTTCGCCGCCGTGCTCGCCTCCTCCGTCTTCGCGCGCCGGTTCTGGTGCCAGGCTATCTGCCCCCTGGGCGCCCTTCTCGCGCTTGCCGGGCGGTTCGGAATTCTCCGGAGGACCGTCGACGCGGCCGCGTGCACACGCTGCCGTGCATGCGAGCGTTCCTGCCGCATGAACGCGATCACCGACTCGGGACTCGGCACCGACCGCGCCGAGTGCGTCCAGTGCTTCGAATGCCTGAAGGCCTGCCCGCAGGGCGCCATTGCGTTCAAGGCGTCGCTGCGCGCGGGAACCGAAACGAGTCCGCAGGCCCCTTCGTCGCGGCTTACGCGGAGACAGGCGATCACCATCGTGGGCGTATCGGCGATCATGGTCCCCGCCGTCCGCCTTAACCCGGCCCTCAGGGAGGAACATTCCGCGCTCATCCGGCCTCCCGGCGCGCACGGCGAAGAGCGCTTCATGGAGCTCTGTATTCGCTGCGGGGAATGCATGAAGGCGTGTCCCACCAACGCCCTGCATCCTGTGCTTTTCGAATCGGGCGCCCGGGGCATCTTCACCCCGCGGCTCGTTCCAAGGATCGGATGGTGCGAAAAAGACTGTGTGCTGTGCGGAGAGGTATGCCCCACGGGCGCGATCCGGAAACTCACCCGCGCCGGGAAGGAAAGGTCCGTTATCGGAACCGCGGTGATCCGGCGCGACCTGTGCATTCCCTGGGCCGAGGGCCGTAACTGCCTCGTGTGCGAGGAGGTATGCCCCACCTCCACAAAATCGATTCGATTTAAGGAAGAAACAGCGCAATCCAGGACCGGGGAGCGCGTCACGGTGAAATTCCCCTACGTGCGCGAAGACCTTTGCACCGGGTGCGGAATCTGTGAAAACAAGTGCCCGGTCGCGGGAAGCGCCGCGATCCGTGTGAGGGTGCCTAAGGCGCCTGAAGGCGCGGTTATATAA
- a CDS encoding thiolase family protein, with translation MAHRKKNRNVGIIGIGQTKYSSHREDVNQPEMIHEAVIAALKDAGLTMKDVDCIVHGNMELFEMVHQPDLWHTLGTGAYGKDCIRITTGGTVGATVACAADNLVASGMYDIVMAIGFEKLQEGHTTGGITNMADPLWFRHLQTGALTGTKAYDVIKEFGEERAKRASLMYRIIMDKHAGLNPNAHRAFGLEFEQIDDLIKTSPRLVGDLKLIEMCSQSDGACCVIFACEKKAKELSKKPVWVRDHITVHREEVFVMFGYDDRNPFPATHRFAAEQLYTRNGVTSPVDYFDVFEMYDPASWWAVDWLRDFFMLKGDEHLKLVENKEIMIGGKIPVNPSGGVIGSNPIGATALVRVAEAALQVRGDAGAHQIPTPVNHALASGFGGTMWTVLMMLEKELNWQEAHNG, from the coding sequence ATGGCACACAGGAAGAAGAACAGGAATGTAGGCATTATCGGGATAGGCCAGACCAAGTATTCCAGTCATCGCGAGGACGTCAACCAGCCCGAAATGATCCACGAGGCGGTGATCGCTGCGCTCAAGGATGCGGGCCTCACGATGAAGGACGTGGACTGCATAGTTCACGGAAACATGGAGCTCTTTGAAATGGTCCACCAGCCTGACCTCTGGCATACGCTGGGAACCGGCGCGTACGGGAAGGACTGCATACGCATTACCACGGGAGGCACCGTGGGCGCGACGGTCGCCTGCGCTGCGGACAACCTCGTGGCCTCGGGGATGTACGACATCGTCATGGCGATCGGCTTCGAGAAGCTCCAGGAGGGTCACACGACGGGCGGCATCACCAACATGGCCGACCCGCTCTGGTTCCGCCATCTGCAGACGGGCGCCCTCACGGGCACCAAGGCGTACGACGTCATAAAGGAATTCGGCGAGGAACGCGCCAAGCGCGCCTCGCTCATGTACCGCATCATCATGGACAAGCACGCGGGACTCAACCCGAACGCCCACCGCGCGTTTGGACTCGAGTTCGAGCAGATCGACGACCTCATCAAGACCTCGCCCAGGCTCGTGGGTGATCTCAAGCTCATTGAGATGTGCTCCCAGTCGGACGGTGCATGCTGCGTGATCTTTGCCTGTGAAAAGAAGGCGAAGGAGCTCTCTAAGAAGCCCGTCTGGGTGCGCGACCATATCACCGTTCACCGCGAGGAGGTGTTCGTCATGTTCGGCTACGACGACAGGAACCCCTTCCCGGCGACGCACCGGTTCGCGGCCGAGCAGCTCTACACGCGCAATGGCGTCACGAGCCCGGTCGATTATTTCGACGTATTCGAGATGTACGACCCGGCGTCCTGGTGGGCGGTCGACTGGCTGCGCGACTTCTTCATGTTGAAGGGCGATGAGCACCTGAAGCTCGTTGAAAACAAGGAAATTATGATTGGCGGGAAGATCCCGGTCAATCCCTCCGGCGGCGTGATCGGCTCCAACCCGATTGGCGCCACGGCGCTCGTGCGCGTGGCGGAAGCCGCGCTGCAGGTCCGCGGCGACGCGGGCGCGCACCAGATTCCCACGCCCGTGAATCACGCGCTGGCGTCCGGGTTTGGCGGGACGATGTGGACGGTGCTCATGATGCTTGAAAAGGAGCTTAACTGGCAGGAGGCGCACAATGGCTGA
- a CDS encoding Rrf2 family transcriptional regulator — protein MQIRRETDYAIRCVCYLCGKKDGTVAMVDEISGAMNIPRSFAAKILQKLVRAGIVASHQGAKGGFRIVREPASITLFDVVTVIEGPFALNTCMESSEACGMSAQCMVHPFWFKIRAGVEKLFKELTFDQFIGE, from the coding sequence ATGCAGATCAGGAGGGAGACGGATTACGCGATCAGGTGCGTGTGCTATCTCTGCGGCAAGAAGGACGGCACCGTGGCTATGGTCGACGAGATTTCCGGTGCGATGAACATACCCAGGAGCTTCGCGGCGAAAATTCTTCAGAAGCTCGTGCGCGCCGGGATTGTCGCCTCCCACCAGGGGGCAAAGGGGGGCTTCCGGATCGTCCGGGAGCCTGCCTCCATCACCCTGTTCGATGTCGTGACCGTCATAGAGGGACCCTTCGCGCTCAACACCTGCATGGAATCGAGCGAAGCCTGCGGCATGAGCGCGCAGTGCATGGTACACCCATTCTGGTTCAAAATACGGGCCGGTGTCGAGAAGCTGTTTAAGGAGCTCACCTTCGACCAGTTTATCGGAGAATGA
- a CDS encoding long-chain fatty acid--CoA ligase: protein MEEKTINSVFRNRVKKYGDRLAVEKKLKGAWQQATWNQYYGNARAAGLGLHELGVRKGDRVCLICDNRLEWLYTDMGTLGIGAVLVPIYATLADEEAEYIIGHSDARVVIVENNAQYRKVCEAQKTCPALVKTVLIDGEDVGALPPSVMMFQDLMALGGKRHEAEPALFEKLADGVDREDLATFVYTSGTTGPPKGAMISHKNIMAQMLALDAVRPQFGFDTDNTVPFLPLSHVFERIAGHFYGMYVGLTASYAESMDTIVADIQEKRPTEILAVPRVCEKVFQRITMQVKEQPVWKQKVFYWGQKVGQRISELREAKRPIPLGTRLRYAIAYRMIFKKLAMALGGRVRWMTASGAPTAREIIQFFNAAGIQVVEGYGMTELTAPATMSNLADYRIGTVGKPLPGYQIKLADDGEILVKGECVIKGYWKLPDATRDSFTRDGFFMTGDIGAFTDEGFLMITDRKKDLIITSGGKNVAPQNIENLFKSDPLFTQFIVIGERRKYLSALCNIDLVLAAKLASDRKIAFGKPEELLDNREFLDIVDERVAERNRHLAKYESIKKYRIVKREFSKESGELTATLKVKRKAVGELYKDLIESMYAENEA, encoded by the coding sequence ATGGAAGAAAAAACCATTAACTCGGTCTTTAGAAACAGGGTTAAAAAATACGGCGACAGGCTCGCGGTCGAAAAAAAGCTCAAGGGCGCATGGCAGCAGGCCACGTGGAACCAGTATTACGGCAATGCGCGCGCGGCGGGTCTGGGGCTCCATGAACTGGGCGTACGCAAGGGCGACCGGGTCTGCCTTATCTGCGACAACCGCCTCGAGTGGCTCTATACCGACATGGGCACGCTGGGAATCGGCGCCGTGCTCGTCCCCATCTACGCGACGCTCGCCGATGAAGAAGCGGAATACATTATCGGCCATTCGGACGCCAGGGTCGTGATCGTCGAAAACAATGCCCAGTACCGGAAGGTGTGCGAGGCGCAGAAAACCTGCCCGGCGCTGGTTAAAACCGTGCTCATCGACGGGGAGGATGTCGGCGCGCTGCCACCGTCCGTAATGATGTTCCAGGATCTCATGGCGCTCGGCGGAAAAAGGCACGAGGCGGAGCCGGCCCTGTTCGAAAAGCTCGCGGACGGCGTCGATCGCGAGGACCTGGCCACCTTCGTGTACACCTCGGGCACCACGGGACCGCCCAAGGGCGCGATGATTTCCCACAAGAACATTATGGCGCAGATGCTCGCGCTCGACGCGGTCAGGCCTCAGTTCGGGTTTGATACCGATAACACCGTTCCCTTCCTGCCGCTTTCTCACGTGTTCGAAAGGATCGCCGGCCATTTTTACGGAATGTACGTGGGACTCACCGCGTCATACGCCGAGAGCATGGACACGATCGTCGCCGATATCCAGGAGAAACGGCCCACGGAGATACTCGCGGTGCCGCGCGTGTGCGAAAAAGTCTTTCAGCGCATCACCATGCAGGTGAAGGAGCAGCCGGTGTGGAAGCAGAAGGTGTTCTACTGGGGACAGAAGGTGGGTCAGCGCATCTCCGAGTTGCGCGAGGCGAAAAGGCCGATTCCCCTGGGGACGCGCCTCCGTTACGCGATAGCCTACCGCATGATCTTCAAAAAACTCGCGATGGCGCTTGGCGGGCGCGTACGATGGATGACGGCGTCGGGGGCGCCCACGGCCAGGGAAATCATTCAATTCTTCAACGCGGCGGGAATCCAGGTGGTGGAGGGCTACGGCATGACCGAGCTCACCGCTCCCGCGACGATGAGCAACCTCGCGGATTACCGGATAGGGACTGTCGGCAAGCCCCTTCCCGGTTACCAGATCAAGCTCGCGGACGACGGCGAGATACTGGTCAAGGGAGAGTGCGTGATCAAGGGATACTGGAAGCTTCCGGACGCGACCAGGGATTCGTTCACGCGCGACGGATTCTTCATGACGGGAGACATAGGCGCATTTACCGATGAGGGGTTTCTCATGATCACGGACCGCAAAAAGGACCTGATCATCACCTCGGGCGGCAAGAACGTGGCCCCGCAGAATATCGAAAACCTCTTCAAGAGCGACCCGCTGTTTACCCAGTTCATCGTGATAGGCGAGCGCAGGAAATACCTGAGCGCGCTGTGCAACATCGACCTCGTGCTCGCCGCGAAGCTCGCGAGCGATCGGAAGATCGCGTTCGGGAAGCCCGAGGAACTGCTCGATAACCGGGAATTCCTGGATATCGTGGACGAGCGTGTGGCCGAGCGCAACCGTCACCTCGCGAAATACGAATCCATCAAGAAATACCGCATCGTGAAGCGCGAATTTTCAAAGGAATCCGGCGAGCTCACCGCGACGCTCAAGGTGAAGCGAAAGGCGGTAGGCGAATTATATAAAGACCTGATTGAAAGCATGTATGCCGAAAATGAGGCCTGA
- a CDS encoding thiolase family protein encodes MGKRVAVCAVAQIKNDPNYWHLRFQNMLHECFESIMGQTKVNFDMEKGIRTVITCSDDVFDARTISNNGVTDVVGAQFRGEEKMAQESINGLGYAMASILAGHDDVVLFMGHCKESQGESKKMVMNLAYDPFFCRPLGMDFVNADALQARAYMQKSGVTDAHLAKVVVRSRKNARRNPYARECALVDENEVMNSPMLADPMREMHYYPDTDWAFGMLLCCEERVKEFTKKPVWVSGYGSCMDSYFLGDRDLTSNFSLKNAAKRAYEKAGVKDPRREIDIFELSDHAAYQLPMWAEGVGIADEGKGGAWIDEGGMEKYNVNLSGGQLNGNPLLLGGAARAIECVLQLRGEAGDRQVKGAKKALAQAAYGGAGQHQAVVILEA; translated from the coding sequence ATGGGCAAAAGAGTGGCGGTCTGCGCCGTGGCGCAGATTAAAAACGACCCGAATTACTGGCATCTGCGGTTTCAAAACATGCTGCATGAGTGTTTCGAGTCCATCATGGGGCAGACCAAGGTCAACTTCGACATGGAGAAGGGGATCAGGACCGTCATCACCTGTTCTGACGACGTGTTCGACGCGCGGACGATTTCCAACAACGGCGTCACCGACGTGGTGGGCGCCCAGTTCCGCGGCGAGGAGAAGATGGCCCAGGAAAGCATCAACGGCCTCGGGTACGCGATGGCGAGCATTCTTGCCGGGCACGACGACGTGGTGCTGTTCATGGGGCACTGCAAGGAATCCCAGGGCGAGAGCAAGAAAATGGTCATGAACCTCGCGTACGACCCGTTTTTCTGCAGGCCGCTGGGGATGGATTTCGTGAACGCGGACGCGCTGCAGGCGCGCGCCTACATGCAAAAGTCGGGCGTGACCGATGCGCATCTTGCAAAGGTCGTGGTGCGCTCGCGAAAGAACGCCCGAAGGAACCCCTATGCGCGCGAATGCGCACTCGTGGACGAAAACGAAGTAATGAATTCGCCCATGCTCGCGGATCCGATGCGCGAGATGCACTACTATCCCGATACCGACTGGGCCTTCGGGATGCTGCTCTGCTGCGAGGAGCGCGTGAAGGAGTTCACGAAGAAGCCCGTGTGGGTAAGCGGGTACGGGAGCTGCATGGACAGCTATTTCCTGGGCGACCGCGACCTCACCTCGAATTTCTCGCTCAAGAACGCCGCGAAGCGCGCGTACGAGAAGGCGGGGGTGAAAGACCCGCGCAGGGAGATCGATATTTTCGAACTTTCGGATCACGCCGCGTACCAGCTTCCCATGTGGGCCGAGGGTGTGGGGATCGCCGATGAGGGCAAGGGCGGCGCCTGGATCGACGAGGGCGGAATGGAAAAGTATAACGTGAACCTTTCGGGCGGCCAGTTGAACGGAAATCCCCTCCTCCTGGGCGGCGCCGCGCGGGCGATCGAATGCGTGCTGCAACTGCGCGGCGAGGCCGGTGACCGGCAGGTGAAGGGGGCGAAAAAGGCCCTTGCGCAGGCCGCATACGGCGGGGCCGGTCAGCACCAAGCCGTCGTCATACTGGAAGCGTGA